From the Bdellovibrio reynosensis genome, one window contains:
- a CDS encoding flagellar brake protein — protein MDKDIFTLIGREDEKIKLWQDLAQAKGELLCKGKEESICKLRVSFYNSKTLSLECVVESSTTMANLEEYLGHFFLGGEKYYFQAQAQIHQGKVVVPIPKELYHLQRRQNYRVRIPESYNAFYNIILVNDKPQKISGALADLSSQGCRVVYRMDAPLMKVGDTVTGLLVIGKRAPMEIQGIVRHIRVDEGNKVIQTFGIEFTPLSPIIENKLFAITMEIHKDVFKRPS, from the coding sequence ATGGATAAAGACATCTTCACCCTGATTGGAAGGGAAGATGAAAAAATCAAACTTTGGCAGGACTTAGCCCAAGCCAAAGGCGAACTTCTATGTAAGGGAAAAGAAGAATCCATCTGTAAACTGCGCGTTTCATTTTATAATTCAAAAACTTTAAGCCTTGAATGCGTTGTTGAATCTTCGACCACCATGGCAAACCTTGAAGAATACCTAGGGCATTTCTTTTTGGGCGGCGAAAAATACTATTTCCAAGCCCAAGCGCAGATTCATCAGGGTAAAGTCGTCGTACCAATTCCGAAGGAACTTTATCACCTGCAACGCCGTCAGAATTATCGCGTGCGCATTCCAGAAAGCTACAACGCCTTTTACAACATCATTCTTGTGAACGATAAACCGCAGAAAATCAGCGGAGCATTAGCGGACCTAAGCAGCCAAGGTTGTCGCGTGGTTTATCGTATGGATGCTCCGCTAATGAAAGTTGGCGACACCGTGACAGGTCTATTAGTCATTGGCAAAAGAGCACCGATGGAAATTCAAGGGATCGTTCGCCATATTCGCGTGGATGAAGGCAATAAAGTGATTCAAACTTTCGGAATTGAGTTCACTCCCCTATCGCCGATCATTGAAAACAAATTGTTTGCGATTACGATGGAAATACATAAGGACGTCTTTAAACGCCCTTCCTAG